The nucleotide sequence TAATTGAAGTAATactggtttttaaggatgtttgtattgttgtagtgacagattaacaaggtatCAACGTTATTTACTgttgaaacactcttgagaacccgcctACTCGTCTCGGTCGccgtttgaaaatagtcgtggtgatgagagaggaaagcgtttcagaatacggcctCAGCTCTCAATTGTGTCTCGTCCACGTCGGTTTGTTTAATGGTACCGCGTTGAGTTTTtgggtggttttttttttttcagtatgcgATGATGCGTTGAAAGTTatgatatgtttgtgtgttagtgCCAGCGCCTTATGATCCCCTTGCTGTGCTGTAGTGGTTAGTTCATCAGTCAATTAATTACTGTGCTCTCTTGTTTTAACGTTTCATTAATTGTTcgtaaggtctctctctctctctctctctctctctctctctctctctctctctctctctctctctctctctctctgttacggGAGTTTGTCAGTGCatagtagtagtcatagcagTAGAAATAGCTGTAGTAGGtatggaattattattattattattattattattattattattattattattattattattattattattattatttcttctcctctccttctttaacATCCGGGAATTGCTTTGAAAATTTGCCGCGTAGTTAGTTAATCTGTGAGGTCAgattgaaagtgtgtgtgtgtgtgtgtgtgtgtgtgtgtgtgtgtgtgtgtgttccaataACTGCGCAGCGCTTTATACGGACGGATTTTATTCACTGGATCTGATAATTTCTTCGTAtggggagagcgagagagagagagagagagagagagagagagagagagagagagagactggatgtGACTACGTACTTCTGACAGACTCTAGTGGGAGTTATTAAGGTTTCCAAGGGCGTTTTCATGAATCCAGTGAcggtttaacaaagattctataccattaatgaaaaaaaaaacatgagaaccccactaataatctctgaggcctttgaaattagtccTTATGAGAACCCTGAACATTTAAGAACACGAGATTCATATAACTACACCTCTATATTACACATACTGAATCATTGTGCTTTCGATAACTTGACTGTGTGAATAAAGGATTGCCTGCCGTGGTGACGCATCAAGTAAAGGGAAAATCACTGATAATCCTCGTGAATGCTAAGTGGATGGTGtcgaaagggaaggaaatagcaGAGACGACATCATGGAAGGGTTGAGAACTAGAAGAGGAAACGgagtgagtgggaggaggaagaggaggaaggggaaggaggaggaggctcgcGTGTGACCCACCTTCTATCCTTTCACTTGACTTGTTATGaccttcctgagagagagagagagagagagagagagagagagagagagagagagagagagagagagagagagatgtatgtcCCTTTTATTTTTGCTCTGGTtcgttccacacacacacacacacacacacacacacacacacacacacacacacacacacacacacacacacacacacacacacacacacacacacacacacaccgttactCATTCACTGTTGGCCGCCGCGTGAGTCTCCAAATCCCCGCCAAGTCGCATCCAGGAAAGGTAAACGActgtaagaatatatatatatatatatatatatatatatatatatatatatatatatatatatatatatatatatatatatatatatatatatatatatatatatatatataaggaaacaaagttGACTCTCGAGCAAGTAAGCAGTCGAAGGCAAGCAGgacaaggcagggaagggaaggaaaaggcgtgtgtgatggggagggggtgggagagCAGGGAAATGGAATGCCTTCTTCCCTGTAAGCATCCGTGAGAACAGTAGATGGTGGTCGGGTAGTCGGAAGCGAGATtgaatggaaggggaaagggaaggaggcgtGGAGGAGCGGCACATAAAACCAGGAACCATTACTTCAGGACACTCCCAACGCGTGTGATGGAAAGCGAGACGGTGCAGGATACGAGTAGGAGGAGCTCTCTGATGCCTCCCTTGGTCCTCGTCAGGGGTGGATGTCGTAGGTTggatggggagaaggaaggcagagaggCAGCCTTGACGGTCACCACAGGCATGTCACAAGGAGCAGCAGTGCCTACGCGGCGGTTCTGGTGGTCAGGGGCAGCAGCGTCCCGTCCAGCTATCTGTCAGATTCTATGTGTGGCGAGGACACGAACaacagcaggcagacaggctgGAGGGAGCCACGGCCAGCCCACCACTGCCTCCCTCGACACGCTCGCTACCTTCACCCACTGCCATCTGCCTTTCCATCCTCCGAGGATCGCTGGATCGTGTCCCTGCAGCTTCTCACTCTTACCCTCTAACCTCCGACTCAACCTCATCCCCGCTATTTTGTAACATTAGAATCTAACGCGCAAAACGATTGACTTTGACGAAGGAGAGCACGGCAATTAGCTTAAGAATAATATTATGTGACATGAGGGTGGCAAGAGCGCTGCCATCAGAGCGCGggctgctgtgctgtgctgggtACCCTGGAGGTGTTGACGATGCCTCGTTATATACTCTATTTTTCCCTCTGTACACAACTTTGGTTACGCAACGCTCTCTCTAGCCACTCCTCCGTGCACCCTTGCCGTTATCAACTACGAAGAAACGTTGGAAAGCTCACAAAAATCCTGGGACGAGAGTGTTACTTTTTGTAAACTACCAGCCCCACACATGACAGCTCTACCGCCACATGTCCCTGTTTATCTTCACTTCCACCCTCGTGATAACACCCCCCGGTTCCCTTCCACCTTTCCGAGTTATCAGTATTTTCATTCCATGGCATCGTGTTTTCATCAGGCGAAATTTAGAAACATTAGAAATGCGGTAGGGGGCGGGGAGGAGCCCAGACCAGAGTGGCGGGGTCGGCGGGAGTGTGGTAGCTCGTGCGCGCAGCCTGAACATctgtccctcccccacccctgcTCCGCCCCTCTTACCTCGCCCTCCCCTACCCAACCAACATCCCTGTTTTCCGGTGTTGCCAGGCATGTGGCTGTGAATTATGGGTTAAATTAAAAGTGGCATTCTGATAAGCAATTCAGATTGCGCTTGAAGTCATTATTGATGTGGTAACACAGCCCCGCTGCTCCAAGGATGACGCCACACTATTGCCTAACCTCCAGGCGCGTCCCTCTCGTCCTGCGGTACGATCTGGCTTTCTTCCAGTTTCCAGGTGTTTGTATTTATATCCACAAGGCACTCTGATGTATTTACAATGTGTGGTATTAGGGGATTCCTACCTCCCTTTGTCTCGCATTCAGATGACAGCAACTGCACAAACTCTGGCGGTGTGGCCCCGGCATCCTCGTTCACACCTCGGTGCTGCTCGGCTCTGATGTACACCTCGGAGGCTTGAGGTGTCTTAGCAGGAaactaaaatgaatgaaaattagTAATCACCAACTCACAATTGTTTCCGTCCGCCTCTCCCCCagctcctcccctctcacctacCGCTctcccgtccctctctctcgctcccgcTCTCCCCCAGTCCCCCGGCCCGGTGTCAGGGGTGAGGGGGGGAGCAGCTGTCTTCCCACCGCCACATTCAGCTCGCGCCAGTCTCTAGTCACAGTCCGCTGGGGGAAGACACTCCGATACGCGTCTCTGGTCTTCGCCACTCTGTCACGCCGGGACTTAATAATAACACCGCGTTGGACTTCACCGCCAGGCCCAGAGGATAATGCGTTACCTGAAGGAGTCTGTGACGCTGGAAAATACTACCAACGAATAGTGAACACCTTTACACGCATCGCTTATTCACCTGGAAATAGTAAAAAGAACTGCAGCCTCTGTGTTAGTGGAGTGAAAGTGCTGCCGTCTTCACTGAATCAGCGGAGTGTATGTTTTGGTTGTGAGTGGTGTGTCACGGCGGCATCGCCCTGGATGCGAGTGGTAGCAGGCGCGCCGTGATGCCTGCCCTGTGTATCGAGGAGTACGCCGCAGAACCCACTGTCACTTGCTACACAGCGGGACCCATATTCAAGAAGATGAAGGTCCTCAAGAAGTTCAAGAGACGCATGGGACTAGGTTAGCATCCTCTCTCTTAGTAGTTATAACCAGAGGTAGTGTTATGACTGGGGCTATTTTGAGCACCGCATCTGcgcctggtggtgatggtggtggtgctggggcTGTATAGGGAGGGAAGGCGGAGTGGTGGGAAGGGGCAGCAATTTGGTGGCGTCTGCGGCACGGGCGACGGCGCTTCACATCCGGTAAGCAGCACTTCCGCTGTGGTCCACTGGAGGGGGGCGAGGGGCCGCTGGTGCTGGTGGGAAAGGACCCGAGGCGTGAGGGTGGATGGCGGTGGCGATCTCCTGGAGGCAGGACGaccctcgccacacacacacacaccctcctcgAGTCTAAATACGATCCCCACGTCATGGGGGATTATCAGTTGTCTGCTAAATTCTATGGGATGAGAATGTCACTTTTGAACGCCAGCGAGACTTGAACCACTTAACGGTCTATTGTGTAGGGGCTTGATTTTCGTAATTAGCTTCCAGTCGTTCATTCCGAGACATCATTGTCTAAGAGAGACGAGTGTGGTGTTTTAATGATATAATGGTGGTATTCGTACCGTGTTATTGATTGGTGATGAAATGCGTGATAACCAGAGCACGGCAGAGGCGGCTAACGAGGGACATACGAGGTAATGGTTAGTTTTGCTTGACAACGGCGGAAGTGGCTGTGACATTGGGTCGCTGAGGTGATAGgcggggaggagtgaaggagggagtgcGTGGATGCTGCTGGTGTTAAGTAGCCTTTAGGCAGCCTTAGTCTGAGTTTACAGTCTACAGAGGGGAAGATAAGTAGAAGGTTTCTAGTTCAGGAATCAAAGGGGAAAGGACCATAAAGTTTTAATTAAGCATCATTGCCTCGTATAGTTGATTCAAAGCGAATGAGTCTTTAAGTAGATGTATTTGGCTATACATTCCACAGCTGTTCATTGGAGTGTGCCTGCGTTCCTTTGTGCCCTGTatcccttcctgcttccctccgcCGTCAGTAGGAGTGGCAGCAGGGTCCACCTTTACCCCGAGGCAGGTCGACCTACAACAAAGCTCTTCCCTGCACGACCGAGCCCTCCCTGACCCTTTCTCTCGACCCGGTTTCACTGTTGGCTTCGTGGCTCACCAGCTGACCTCTCGTGCGAGCTGGGCGTGGGAGTGGGAGTCTTGCACGCCTACTTTGCCGCTCCCACTCCGCACTGCTGGATAAAGACCTAATTTGTGGCTCTACTAAATTGTAAAGCGTTTAATATATTTTGAGATGTTTCCGAGAGGTGATTTGCACGTTTGTAGTAATGGTACCGTATATGTCGAGAACAGTTTACtggttttatttcttccttagtGAAAGGGAAAGACTTGGTAGTGGGTAGCGTTAGGCCATGCGAGTGAGAGTGGGgtgtatatttcacttttttttcttcgtgtgtgtgtgtgtgtgtgtgtgtgtgtgtgtgtgtgtgtgtgtgtgtgtgtttggccttTACTGTTGTTTGGGTGACTAGTGCAAGAAGCAAACAAGTAATCTCCGGAGACTGTTAGGctctggggagggagagggaggctgtgGTAATGATGTGGCCTTGACTAGTACAATAGTGtatgctttgagagagagagagagagagagagagagagagagagagagagagagagagagagagagagcgcgcgcgCATTATTCCCGCTTGTGTTTTCCTAAcctcttttctctgtttcaGCGGGTCGGCAGTCAGGAACGTCCAACCTCCCGCCGCTGACCTTCCACCCAGTCTGCGGGGAGAACGTTCGCATCGCCAACGACGGCAGGGTCGCGCGGAGAACAGAGAGCTTCTGTAAAGGCATTGCCTTCTCCAACCGGCCCATCAGGATCGGCGAGAGGGTGTGTCTGCGGCTCCTGGAGGTCAACAGCAACTGGTCTGGTGTCATCCGTTTTGGCTTCACCTCACAGGACCCAGCCGGCCTGCGTGACGCCCTACCCAAGTACGCCTGCCCAGACCTGACCAACAAGCCAGGCTATTGGGCCAAGGCTCTCAGTGAACGCTTCGCTGAGCAGGGCAGCATCCTCTTCTACTATGCAGACTCTTCAGGCGATGTCCACTTCGGCATCAACGGCGAGGAGCGCGGCGTGTTCTTCAGCGGCGTGGACACGCGCTCCCAGCTGTGGGGACTCTTCGATGTGTACGGCAACAGCACGGCGGTGGAGTTCCTGGACCCGGAGTCACAGCTCAACAACCGGGTCAGGATAGTGAATGATCTGAGCCCCGGATCCTCCACAGCCAGCTCCCGGGTGGTGCCCCAAGCCGCTTTGCCCGCCCCACAGTCCCAGACTCAGCCCCCGGCCAGGCCTGACTCAGGCGTGGAGAGACTGCAGCCCTCCATGGCTCAGCTGGCACTCACACCCACGCCTCGTGCCCCAGACGCGCTCCCGCTGCGGCACTATGCGCACACGGCCTTCACTCCGCTGCCCTTCCACCGCGTGCGGGGCCGCAATGTCAGGTTGAACAACGACCGCACTGTGGCGGCCCGCACCGAGACAGAGTATTCCCACGGGTATGTGTTCACCGCCCGGCCACTAAGGCCCGGGGAGCGCCTGGTGGTGCAGGTGTTACACGTGGAGGCTATGTACGTGGGCGCCCTGGCCTTCGGGCTGACATCTGCCAACCCCGCGGGCCTTGAGCCCTCCGAGCTGCCAGAGGACTGTGATCTGCTTCTAGACCGCCTCGAGTACTGGGTGGTGAGCAAGGACGTGGCGGCGTCCCCACAGCCTGCCGACGAGCTGGCCTTCGCCCTCTCCCACCAGGGCGAGGTGACCTTCTCTCGCAACGGCGCTGCCCCTCAGGTCTTCATGCACGTGGACCACACGCTGCAGCTGTGGGCCTTCTTCGATGTGTACGGCAACACCAGCAAGATCAGGAGTCTGGGCGTGACGCACGACCCGGCGCCCCCACAGCAGCCAGGTGagtgtcctttcctttctcaagTCCCTTAACTGCCTTCACCCTTTAGAAACTAAAAATACGTTTGTAATACGAACTAGAAAGGACGTGTTTACGTGTAACATTTCTTGCTGACAACAGACAATGTACCTAATCATGCAATAATTTTCTCCTACAGCCTCCAGCTCGCCTCCTCGGCGGCCAGAACCCGTGGGTCGGCCTGCACACCCACAAATGTCACGGGCGTCCCCTCTGGTTGTCAGTCTCCCGCCCAGTCCACCCTCCCcgcccaccacccacacccacaacgcctctccacctcccccactGCCGGCGCCGCGGGAGCCCATCAGCGGGCACGGCACCATGTCCTCGGTGTACAGCGGCGCCTACATGGAGCCCGtgtctgcctcctccaccctcacctccAGGGGCGATCTGCCACCAGGCCCCGCCCTGCACGAGTGTACGGTGTGCTACGAGAAGCCAGTGGACTCGGTGCTGTACATGTGCGGACACATGTGTATGTGTTACGAGTGTGCGCTGCAGCAGTGGCGGGGACGGGGCGGGGGTCAGTGCCCCATCTGCCGCGCTGTCATCCGGGATGTGATTCGCACGTACCGGTCATGACGGGGCCCGCGCCTGCCCTCCTGTCCCTTGCCCCGCCCACCCTCACCCGCGGCCCAGCAGGCCTGTGGCGGGGGCGTCGGTGTGGGTGACCCGTGATACCTGCTCATACCAAAGGTGGTTGATTACAGTGCCGAGCCTGGCGCCGGCCAGGGCCACGTTGTCTAGTCCCGCCCTGCCGCGCATACCCCGGTATGTGCCGCGcccgcgtgtgtatgtgtgtgtgtgtgtgtgtgtgtatgtgtgggtgtgtgtgtgtgtgtgtgtgtgtttgtctgtgcgCGTGCGGTGTGCCGCCGTACTTACCTCTGGTCTAAGTCAGCTGTGGTAGTGTGTACATAGCGAGGCCGTGGGGACAGTCACGCCCCCGCCCACggccctgccctgcccctctCTGTACATAGCTCGCAGTAACTTATGGGCCCAGCGCCCCCCCTTTGTAAGCCCTGTCATTATTTTATACTTGGATCATATgtgaatgtttttatatttccatcATTGCATTCATTGGTCATTGCTGTGTGGAGAACAAACTGGTGTCTGtcattaacatcatcaccatttaGGTAAATCGATAATAAAATATTTTAAAGTAATCGTGTATGTTGATCCTAAGACAAATTGCAGGTGTGGCTGTGTGATCACTGTACACACATTTCCTCATCATGGTTCTTGTTACTCTTAACCTTCATCCATTACTTATCTTTCACTACCTGGCTCACCATACCTAGGAATCACTTTCATAAAAGCCTTCATGACCGCAAACTGTTGGTCTGGTGCTTCGAACACAAAAGTGAGTGTTGCCACCTGCTGATGGTGGATGCGTGTAAGGCACAGAAGGCAACAAACGATAGGGAGAAGCAGTAATATTTTCAGTGAGTCACTTAAGGGATGCCCATAACCTAAACCCAGCATGAAATGGCGGGCAAATGAGGGAGTACAAGAGACCTACATCAAGGTCTTGCTCCCGTACTCGAATCAACTAAGCATCTCTCCCGCTGGTTATGCCTCGCTATGCTACGTCGCGCAGGATCTGATTCAGCTTGGCGATGAAGTGGAGACATGCGCACACATGCTGCGCCCCTCACTCAGCCAACAAGGAATTCGCTGATGCTGGACAGAAGTGAACACTATGGGTGGTGTAAGGGATGTATTAGTAAAGGAGCCGCTTGTTGCACAGTCTGGCTGTTATGAGGGGTTATTAGAGCGAATTGTGTTTTGCCATGTGACGGTGAGCTGTACGGCCTTGTTGCCATCCATTATAAAGGTTAGTTAATCCTTCGACAAGTAGAATTATTAGTGCACAGGAAGCAGGCGTGAATGCTGGCTGGACTCGATTCCACTGTGGACGAAAGCACCGGATCATTAACCATAGTTTGATGAGTTCATGGTCGCTGCCAAAATTGTTCTAGTATACAAAGAAACTAACAAAGAATAGATAACGATCAAAATGgacaaaaattataatgataataataaataaataaaataaggtgGTTAGTGAAATGCTCGTTCGTTCAACCCACTAGCACGTCAGGTTTCTTCTACAAGACAGGCATTACaatacttaaataaaaaaaaataaaaaaaaggttaaaaatctAATTTCGGAATAGCAAGTTTTCTACTGCATCATCGAACCGTGAATGGCATGGCTCCTATTAGCTGTAAAATCCAGCCTCAGGAATTTGTGATAGAGAAGCTTGGGAGTAACCTCAGCCCTGCAAGAGCCTCCTCACGCCTCCTGACGCAGCAATATCACCCACCGTGGGAAACTATTTATCCCGCAGTGACGGTAAAAACTGCACGTTAAAGCGATCCATGCTAGTCTTTAtgtgtactgttttttttttttttttttccgaagaaGACTCAGCCAGGGCCCCGCTTCtctacccttccctccacctacagtaggagggggaggggaaaacaCAAAGACAAGGAGTTCATCTCACCGCTGCTTCCTGTCAACACAGGGCGGCGGGCCGAGGCGGGGTGAGAGTGCTGCTCCCCCGCTCCCTCATCTACTGTGGAACGCAGCACACCCCGCGGCGGCCCGGCGTGCCCGCAGCCACTCCACCGGAAAGCGCTGCCTGAGGAGACTGACAGAACAAGTAGCGCCAGGCTTTTTATTCCGGCTGTCGTGTCAATAATCTACTCACAGCCTCTCTGGCACTTCCCGTATGAATAAACCATCCAATACTCCTCAAAAAgaatactattattaccatcatgTATTCATAAAGACGCATTACACACTTCACTTCACATCGCCATGCATGCACGTCACAGCAAACCATCCAGTAACCATGAGACAGAACGCTATTACTGTCATCATACATAACTAAGATAAATGAGACACCTTACTTCACATCGCCACGCATGCACGTCACAGCAAACTGCTCCAAAATGCACCGTGTGTGATGAGACATGCACGTCACAGCAAACCGTCCAATGTGCatgaaaaaaacatcattatcatcatccattAATGAAGGTACATTAGACACTTCACATCGGCACGCATGCAAGTCACAGCAAACTGCTCCAAAATGTATACCCGTGTGTGATGCGACAGCTGGTGATGGCAAATCGTGAGTGGAAGTATCGTctctgcacgcacgcacgcacgagcTGGCCAGGCCCAAGGTCAGTGCAGGGCCTCGTCTCGACCTTTAGCCAGAAGGTGCGTGGCCGTGAAGGAAGGGACGGAAAGGGCGACACTACTGGGTGACTGACTCCCGTGGAAAGTTAGTCTGGCCTCATTGTACACCCATGTGAGGCTTCCATCAAGACGGTGAGGAAGGTGTATGAGGTTCTTGTCTGGCTCCTCTTCCCAGTCAAAGGAACATAATCAAGATAAT is from Scylla paramamosain isolate STU-SP2022 chromosome 9, ASM3559412v1, whole genome shotgun sequence and encodes:
- the LOC135103392 gene encoding protein neuralized-like isoform X1; protein product: MPALCIEEYAAEPTVTCYTAGPIFKKMKVLKKFKRRMGLAGRQSGTSNLPPLTFHPVCGENVRIANDGRVARRTESFCKGIAFSNRPIRIGERVCLRLLEVNSNWSGVIRFGFTSQDPAGLRDALPKYACPDLTNKPGYWAKALSERFAEQGSILFYYADSSGDVHFGINGEERGVFFSGVDTRSQLWGLFDVYGNSTAVEFLDPESQLNNRVRIVNDLSPGSSTASSRVVPQAALPAPQSQTQPPARPDSGVERLQPSMAQLALTPTPRAPDALPLRHYAHTAFTPLPFHRVRGRNVRLNNDRTVAARTETEYSHGYVFTARPLRPGERLVVQVLHVEAMYVGALAFGLTSANPAGLEPSELPEDCDLLLDRLEYWVVSKDVAASPQPADELAFALSHQGEVTFSRNGAAPQVFMHVDHTLQLWAFFDVYGNTSKIRSLGVTHDPAPPQQPASSSPPRRPEPVGRPAHPQMSRASPLVVSLPPSPPSPPTTHTHNASPPPPLPAPREPISGHGTMSSVYSGAYMEPVSASSTLTSRGDLPPGPALHECTVCYEKPVDSVLYMCGHMCMCYECALQQWRGRGGGQCPICRAVIRDVIRTYRS
- the LOC135103392 gene encoding protein neuralized-like isoform X2, which encodes MVTFYPPAGTYGRVSCCCPWSAGRQSGTSNLPPLTFHPVCGENVRIANDGRVARRTESFCKGIAFSNRPIRIGERVCLRLLEVNSNWSGVIRFGFTSQDPAGLRDALPKYACPDLTNKPGYWAKALSERFAEQGSILFYYADSSGDVHFGINGEERGVFFSGVDTRSQLWGLFDVYGNSTAVEFLDPESQLNNRVRIVNDLSPGSSTASSRVVPQAALPAPQSQTQPPARPDSGVERLQPSMAQLALTPTPRAPDALPLRHYAHTAFTPLPFHRVRGRNVRLNNDRTVAARTETEYSHGYVFTARPLRPGERLVVQVLHVEAMYVGALAFGLTSANPAGLEPSELPEDCDLLLDRLEYWVVSKDVAASPQPADELAFALSHQGEVTFSRNGAAPQVFMHVDHTLQLWAFFDVYGNTSKIRSLGVTHDPAPPQQPASSSPPRRPEPVGRPAHPQMSRASPLVVSLPPSPPSPPTTHTHNASPPPPLPAPREPISGHGTMSSVYSGAYMEPVSASSTLTSRGDLPPGPALHECTVCYEKPVDSVLYMCGHMCMCYECALQQWRGRGGGQCPICRAVIRDVIRTYRS